The Juglans regia cultivar Chandler chromosome 1, Walnut 2.0, whole genome shotgun sequence nucleotide sequence TACTTTCACATATGATTATTCAAGATATGTATATGTCTATTTACTCATACATAAATAAGAGGCAATAGAAAAACTCAAAGAATACAAAGTAGACATAAAGCAAATTGGATAAACCCATTAAAAGTTTGAACAATGATATGAGAGGTGAATATGAAgctatttttacaaatcaaatgttataaaacatattcatttaTGCTATAAAGACCTTAACAAAATGATATTgcaaaaagatgaaatagaacTCTATTAGATATGAAAAGATCTATGATAGCATATACTGATCTATCAATACATTTTTTAGGTGAAACATTGTCAATTGCAACATACATATtaaatagaattaaaatcaAAGCAAACCCCTTACACCTTACAAGATATGAACAAGCCATAAGTCAAATTTAAGCAAACTCAAAGTGTGGGTTGTAAAGTACAAGTACTTATCCCAATGCCACTAAGGGATAGGTTAAAAAGTAAAGTATGGGAATACAAGTTTATAGGATATGTAAATAATGGGAGTCGTTATCAATTTTATCACTTTAGAAAAAGACTTATAGAAAGCAGGAATGCTGTCTTTCttgaaaatacatacataattactTCAATTGATCAGATAGATTCTTTCAATATTTTAGAGAATCAACAAAGCTCTACAGCTTCTACTGAATCAAATACTGAAACTACTCAAGTATATAGTAACGGAAATAACaagaaatcttattaaaatcaaTTCTCAAGAGTTATATTGAAGATAATGGGAGTAAACTAGTTACGTTTCTTGATGGAAGGAAACAACACTTAGAAAGTTGTGAATAAGGGTCTTGGCctctctatatataaaatcatgagATTCCATCAACCACAACATTCATGTACATAAAAAGATAGGCTGAAAAGCGCTATCCAAAACTCTTCATATAGAAATCTGTGAGGGTTTGTAATCCATAAATAATCAATTCTTACAAATACTTAATCAACGATAGCCAGAGATAAGTGTTCTAAcgattatattattattatattttcttccaAATCTTACACTAGTGCTATCAAACTAGACGACCATCAACATTATTTCAAGATTGCTATACTTTTGAAAACAGtattgaaagtttagaaatgatcttcaatttttttaggcAATCAATAATATTGATTCAGGTAAATGACTTCAAGCCATAGATACATTAGAATCGACTAATAAAAGTGATGCTTGGGAGTTAATAGAACTTTTAAATGATGGAAAATCTATTGGTTGTAAGTGAGTTCTTAGAAAGAAGTTTAATGCTGATAGAAGTTCAGAAAGATATGAAGCAAGCTTAGTCGTCAAAGGATTCATTGAATGAATGGGTGTAGATTTTGTAGACACATATTCGCCTATAACAAAATTCACATTCGTAAGGATAATCATgtctataattgtaaaaatgaatttgaaattacatcaatcaaatgttaaaataacttttcttaATGGTGAAAAGAAATCTTTATAGTTCAACCTAAAGGATTCCAAATTGAAGGACATGAGGACAGAGTCTACAAACTGAAGAGATCATTGTATGGACTTAACCAGTCTTCAAGACAATGGTACTTGAAATTTCGCCAATCAATAGTTAAAATggatatgaaatgagtccacATCATTGTGTGAATGTGTGTACACACAAAAATACGAtaagaaaataacaatattattattgtatattgATGATATACAGTTAGCAACCAATTGTCTGCATATGAAGaataaaacaagagaattttttagaaaaatctgAAATGAAAGACGTGGATGAAGCCACCTATAttcttggtataagaatttTTAGGGATaggaattcaaaaaatatatatttagattaaaaaaatatctaaacaaAGTGCTTAAAAGATTTAGGATGAAAAACTGTAAATCCTTAAGTACAAttgtttgtaaaggaaataCTTTGAGTAAGAGTATGTGTACGAAAGATGAGGAAGAAACAAGTGCAATGCTTGAAGTTCTCTATGCTCAAGTTGTATGAAGGCTCATGTATATAATAGAAAGTACAAGACCTGATATTTGTCATATAGTAGGATTTGTAAGTAAATATCAATCTAATATGGGTAAAGAACATTgacaagtaagaaaaaaaatatttaaggcaTTTACAATGtgcaaaaaatatgaaattatgctTTGGAATCAGTGATATAGAATAATTAATTGGTTATAGTGATCCTAATTTTAGAAATGatatagatgatagaaaatctacaaatatatatatatatatatatttctatttggtgcATGGTATAGCAATTTCTTGGTTAAGTAAGAAGCATGACTGTGCTACAAAGTCTATAATAGAAGCTGAGTATGTTGCATGTAGCACTGCAGTTACTAATGAGGTATGGATAAAACACTTTATTGAAATTAAGTTTGGATACACCTACTGGATCAGTCAATGTGtttaattagtaataataaatcttttatctcattaataaaaagtGGAGCACATGGTTTCATaggaaaatacattaatatgcattatcactatattttaaatatagtaGAAAGATGTGAGGTTATGGTCAACTAAAATGGTAGCTGATCCCACAAACTAAGGATtgtctttgaaaaaaatttgagagCATGTGGCTAGTATAAGGTTGAAATATATACCTAGGTAGAGTAACCACATGATAAAGTCTTGGGACACCCAAATAAATGGGGTTATGTAAGATTACCCAAGAAAAGAGTTGATCAATTCCAAAGTCATTGATAaggtaattaagaaaaatatcgAGAAATGGCCTTAAGAGGAAGTACTTAGTAAAAGTTTAGTGCAGGTGATCGGTACATATTTCATGTATTTGACTATAaagtcgtcaattgtgacagAAACATTTACTCACTTACATAATATTAATGCTTTTCACTAAAAGACAGTGAAATGAAGTCACGTCTAATATATAACGAGTGGGAGAGCATATGGTAAAGGCTGTGATTAGATAAGGTAATTAATTACGAAAGCGTGCGCATGTAAGGCCTAGTCGTGATCTGACGTCAATCTGCAGATGTTGCATATGAGAGTTGAATTGTAGCAAATTCAATATTGGTACCGAGGTAAACACCACAACTATATTCGTCATTTTTGTGTGATCAAGTGAGAGATATAGATGCATGGAGTGATCACACAACAATAGTGTGCACcctactgcatatatatatatacacgtccTCTCTATGGTATTAATGGTGTTACACGTATCTTATAGCTAGACATCATATagattataaatagaatattattgaATAAGTTTAATTAAGTACGACATGAGATTATAGAAGCTAGGAATGCTTTCTCAAGATGaaaatgtaactttttttttttattatttcttttagaaTTTCCAAGTTCCGATTCCCCTCTTAGCTAGGCCGATCCTGCATGCAGCTTTGCTCCGGGATTATCCTCATCTAATCcaagttttgaatccaaaaagaGGCTGCTAGCTTTAATTTGACGCGTCAAATGAATAGAAAAGATAGAATGCGAGGTCAATTAAAGTCCTCGAAATACCGGCCGGTTGATTAAGTCCGCgaaattaaaattgatagttGACGCAAGTTACACGTGATTCGATTCTTCATGGCCCATTCAACTTGGTGTGAATTCGGGTTTtgttacttttttctttttgcaagtgTTTCTTTTCAGACACTACTGACGTATTCGACTAAGGatacgtttggattcgaagataattaaagatgacttgagatgaattgagatagattataaatagtaatgaaatgagttgtgaatagttgtgagatttgtgagttaaaattattgaatagtaataaataataataaaataaattgagatgagttgagatgtccagcaaatccaaacatctcctaattcaatttattaataatccaaAGGAACTTTAGATTTCTTGGTCTAAATTGGGCGGGAATGACATCACTCCTCAGCACGTCATCTAAAGCCATCATTGCCTCTCCTCGTAGCTAGCTTCATTCTAGAAAACGTCAGCTTCAACGTAACTAAAtcaataaagtatatatatatgggtaggAGACACGTCGGAAACTTCCCCATCCCATTGATCGCTACCTTTGCTTTTCAAATTAGATCAAATACTCGAAAAATTCCATAATTTCATgaatagacatatatatataaatatttatatatatatatagaatatgatCACATGGGATTAAtatcatgtctacacatttgagtaattaataacctatatatataaagtagttGCAGTAGTACGGTTGTATATTTatgcaattaattaatgatgcatgcatggatggttCAGATGATCTCCAGCTCATGATGTAGTACTGATCATCCGTCGTAATAATAATTCCTTTTTTCACACAGTCagtctttcttttcattcatgaagtctttcttttttttttttttttcttttattttcttttcttgaacTAGTCTTTATAATGATCCTGCATCAAGTCttgctagctatatataataaagcgtcagcaaatttataattaaaggaatatattattataagtatattagtTTTGCGTGATTAATTTGAGCtgatcttataattaattaattataaccacaaaaatcaaataatttcatcGTCATCATGACAGCTAGTTGTAATATTTTCTGAGATCCATATCAGGCTAGGGAACTACGTATACATGATTAATTTCACATGTTGAACTGAAATACATGATGACAATATAGACCACGAAACAAGCAAACTCTCAACTACTTGAAATTATGACGACGTATTTATTATTGATGTGACGTCACCCTACCTAGCTAGTATAGTAATCCTGGATATATATCATACCATTTGCCTGCATCTTATGTGTGGTTAAGCTGGGATCAATTATTTGCATGGATGTCACGTTTCTAATtaattgcaaattaaagtgGTCCAGTAGTACTTCTTTCACATTTTGATCGACCCCACTAGCTACTATAATTAATGATCATGTATTATTGCTTATTCACAAGCTATAAGGTCATCAAGCCATTGACAGATTTCaaaattaactaatttaattttgtttatagaagGCTGGGATGATGATTCCTGTGCATTTGGAAGGAATATTTCTAAAGTTATAAGCTCCTTCCtgcaataatattctttttctatCATCCacccttttaattaatttgaggATATTAATTGCTTTGATCATCTGcttaattatgatatattatatattggatAATCTTGATCTCCATTTGCATTGAGGAGGAGATGCCATTAACGTACGGGAAAATTAGATGGCAAGTGTGATTTAATGTGTAGTGGAGATCAAATCATGCGGCCCATTACATAGTGATGCGCTTTAACCTAGCAATTGACCTCTTTTGTCAGTTTCATGTGATACTTTACGAGTCTTCTTGTTCATGGTCACTctcctatttattattttaagataaaataaaaagggcaTGCGTTTCATTGCGTCTTCTGTCGGTCCCTCTtcgtttataatattattatctaaaCAGAACCCTCGCTGCACTCGTTTTATGGAGGACTATTTTGAGCCATTTAAGCTCATGATATGCAACCATTTCATTGAGCTGCAAGAAAACTTCATCATCTGATCAAGATATCAGAGGGATCAATCAACGTACCTTAATAGGGATTATGGTGAAATCCCCCTATTATGACGAATTAAGTGGACTGAAGAAAGGTGCGTGGAGTCCTGAAGAAGATGACAAGTTAAAGGCTTATGTTCAGAGATATGGCCATTGGAACTGGCGTGAGCTTCCCAAGTTTGCTGGTACggatttgaatttcttttgttttttgtgtgttttttttcccctttccatCTCTTAATAAatgattcatatataaaatttagttaatcAAGGCATGTCAATTCTACATGTCTTCTAAAgccgatttatatatattactggGAAAGTGatcagagaaaggaaaaagtttttATGCTAATTAAGGTTTGGGTTTTCTTTAATACACAGGTCTATCAAGGTGCGGGAAGAGTTGCAGACTACGCTGGATGAACTACCTCCAGCCAGATGTAAAACGGGGAAACTACACCAAAGAGGAAGACGAAGTCATCCTCAAATTACATGAAGAACTTGGGAATAAGTACGATTTTTTTCACATGTTCAATGAATTGCGAAATTACTTGccaaaaaagaagatgaatctCAATCAAATCACTATGCAAGACACGTTCCAAGCATTGACTACGCGGCAACACTATTCATGAAATGTTGTacggaaaatgataaaataatgtttgCAATATTGCTTTTTTTGGTGGAGCTATGTCAGTTGAACCttttcgctttttttttttttttttttttcctttttcagatGGTCTATTATCGCCTCTAAATTACCAGGAAGAACAGATAATGAAATAAAGAACCATTGGCACACCCACCTAAAGAAGCGTGCAAAGCAAAACGTGAGGAAGGCCGAGGTGAAAGACCGTCTGCTCAGTGAGGCTTCCCACAGCGAAAAAAGCCAAATTAATACAGATCACTCAGAATCTGAAAGTCATGTTCCTGCTGATTATGCTCCGTCTCACCATATCTTAGAGAGCTCTGTATTGTCCCAGGAAACAGAATGTTCAAGTGATTTCACCTCCTCCACCAGCTCTCCTCACGATCAAATTTCGACTGGCGTAAATTGGGCTGTAGATCAAGACAGCCAGCTCGGGTTGTCGGAAACATTTGATCAATTTAGTGGAGATTTCTGGACTGAACCATTTGTAGCAGACAACACATTCGTACCAAATTACCGTCCATCGCCCAGCTTA carries:
- the LOC108991956 gene encoding transcription factor MYB8-like, encoding MVKSPYYDELSGLKKGAWSPEEDDKLKAYVQRYGHWNWRELPKFAGLSRCGKSCRLRWMNYLQPDVKRGNYTKEEDEVILKLHEELGNKWSIIASKLPGRTDNEIKNHWHTHLKKRAKQNVRKAEVKDRLLSEASHSEKSQINTDHSESESHVPADYAPSHHILESSVLSQETECSSDFTSSTSSPHDQISTGVNWAVDQDSQLGLSETFDQFSGDFWTEPFVADNTFVPNYRPSPSLFDGEFISPYASYHNNVSDLCWDLGF